In one Photobacterium swingsii genomic region, the following are encoded:
- a CDS encoding restriction endonuclease subunit S domain-containing protein, with translation MLDNLSIDPEAIKKEPELPIPTLEEQQAIVAELKRLEDAGELTPEILSDFMTGKRKPE, from the coding sequence ATGCTTGATAATCTATCAATTGATCCTGAAGCGATCAAAAAAGAACCTGAATTACCGATTCCAACATTGGAAGAGCAACAAGCGATAGTTGCTGAGTTAAAGCGTTTAGAAGATGCTGGTGAACTGACGCCTGAGATTCTATCAGACTTCATGACAGGCAAACGTAAGCCTGAGTAA
- a CDS encoding aminoglycoside phosphotransferase family protein, with protein sequence MEDLKGGREGLIHRSDDKVYRPSGFWSQSIHKLLLHLKNEKFNSAPKSFGFDSRGNEIVSYVSGDVYNYPLVGAISSTEALCSAALLLRKYHDVTASFVQSKNCNDLAWLLPAREPQEVICHGDYAPYNVALSGNTVVGIFDFDTAHPAPRIWDVAYAVYSWSPFKTNPHDSLGDLPKQSARAKQFCDSYGLSYADRTQLVDTMISRVQALVDFMRDEATKGNEAFIANIKDSHHLAYLADIEYLERNKEQITNCLVANNHDA encoded by the coding sequence ATGGAAGATCTAAAAGGTGGTCGAGAAGGACTGATCCATCGTTCAGATGATAAGGTCTATCGACCAAGTGGGTTTTGGTCTCAATCCATTCATAAGCTTTTGCTTCACTTAAAGAATGAGAAATTTAACTCTGCTCCGAAATCATTTGGTTTCGATAGTCGTGGTAACGAGATCGTATCTTACGTATCAGGTGACGTTTACAATTATCCTTTAGTTGGTGCTATTTCATCGACTGAAGCATTATGTTCAGCGGCTTTACTTTTGCGTAAGTATCACGATGTGACAGCGTCCTTTGTTCAGAGTAAAAACTGCAATGATTTAGCATGGCTTTTACCTGCAAGGGAGCCTCAAGAAGTAATTTGTCATGGTGATTACGCCCCATACAATGTTGCATTGAGCGGAAATACCGTTGTTGGTATCTTTGATTTTGATACCGCACACCCAGCTCCTAGAATTTGGGATGTGGCTTATGCCGTTTATTCTTGGTCACCATTTAAAACTAATCCACATGATTCGTTAGGTGATCTGCCTAAACAATCAGCTCGTGCAAAACAGTTCTGTGATTCTTATGGTTTATCTTATGCGGATCGTACACAGTTAGTTGATACCATGATATCGCGTGTTCAAGCCTTGGTCGACTTTATGCGTGATGAAGCCACTAAAGGTAATGAAGCATTTATTGCGAATATCAAAGATAGTCATCATTTGGCTTATTTAGCAGACATTGAATATTTAGAACGAAATAAAGAGCAAATTACAAACTGCCTGGTAGCTAACAATCACGATGCATAG
- a CDS encoding IS110 family RNA-guided transposase: MTWLVLYSLPITCRYKFTPKQHSPQRVVIEATGRLEMPFIIACADANIPYVIANPVHVKRFAGAIGQRAKTDKLDAKLIAHYAHAIQPELTQLKPESMRLMADLVIRRNQLLSMQTMEKNRLQILPKHLAMTIKPILTAFKNQIEKTEKKIVALIESCPEYQTKNELLQSMPGIGKIAAASIISNLPELGYITNKQAAALVGVAPMSRESGRYKGLRKIQGGGPQVRTVLYMAMMSAMQCNPVFKSTYQRLLSEGKPKKVAIIACVRKMVIILNSMLRDGALWDTKTA; the protein is encoded by the coding sequence ATAACCTGGCTCGTATTGTATAGCCTCCCAATCACATGTCGCTATAAATTCACTCCCAAGCAGCACTCGCCGCAACGTGTCGTTATTGAAGCCACTGGCCGATTAGAAATGCCCTTTATTATTGCCTGTGCCGACGCCAATATTCCTTACGTGATTGCCAACCCGGTTCACGTCAAGCGCTTTGCCGGCGCCATCGGTCAACGTGCTAAAACTGATAAACTCGATGCCAAGCTTATCGCTCACTATGCCCATGCAATACAGCCAGAATTAACCCAGCTTAAGCCTGAATCTATGCGGCTTATGGCGGATTTGGTCATCCGAAGAAATCAGCTTCTCTCAATGCAAACTATGGAAAAGAATCGACTACAAATTCTGCCCAAACACCTAGCTATGACCATCAAGCCAATCTTGACGGCATTCAAAAATCAGATCGAAAAGACTGAAAAGAAAATCGTAGCGCTGATTGAAAGCTGCCCTGAATATCAGACCAAAAATGAACTACTACAAAGCATGCCCGGTATCGGAAAAATTGCCGCTGCATCTATTATTAGCAACCTTCCCGAACTCGGCTATATCACCAACAAACAAGCCGCAGCCCTCGTCGGTGTCGCGCCCATGAGTCGGGAAAGTGGGCGCTATAAAGGGCTCAGAAAAATACAAGGCGGGGGACCTCAGGTCAGAACTGTTTTATACATGGCAATGATGTCTGCCATGCAGTGTAACCCGGTATTTAAGAGCACCTATCAACGACTACTGTCTGAAGGAAAACCCAAAAAAGTGGCCATCATCGCCTGCGTCAGGAAGATGGTTATCATCCTAAACTCCATGCTGAGAGATGGCGCCTTATGGGATACCAAAACAGCTTAA